GACGCGTCCGGCAAAATGGTAGGCGAGGGCAATTTCGAGGCCCAGGCCGAGCAGGTATTCCGCAATATCAAGCTTGGGCTTGGAGCGGCGGGCGCCACCATGGCCGATGTCGTCAAGTTGAACGTCTACATCGTGGCCGAAGTAGACCAGGCTGATGTGCCGACGTTGCGCGCGATCCGTGACCGCCACGTCAATACGGCGACGCCGCCGGCGAGCACGCTGGTGTTCCTCACGCGTCTCGCCCGGCCGGGCTGGCTGATCGAGATCGAAGCGATCGCGGCAATTGACGCGTAGTCATTCAAAAAATTGAAGCCCGGCTCTGATCCGATCAGAACCGGGCTTCAAGTCATCGTTTCGCCGTGTCGGCCAGATCAGGCGGCTTTCACCGCAAGATGTTTGAACATGTTGCGGCGGGCCTCGTCGTCCATCTCGGCCTTGAACTTGAAGTTGTCCTTCAGCGCGATCGCCTTGGCTGCCGCGGGCCGGGCCGAGATTTCGTCGACCAGTCTTTTGACGTTGGAGTATTTCGCGACGGCGTCCTCGCCGAGTACGAACGGGATCATGCGGGCCCAGCCCCACACGTCCATGTCGACGATGGTGTAGGTGTCGCCGACCATGTAGCGCTTGCCGGCGAGGTGGTCGTTGAGAATTCCGAAGTGCCGCTGCGCCTCGAACTGGTAGCGGTTATGGGCGTAGTCGACCTTTTCCGGCGCGAAATGCTTGAAGTGGACAGCCTGGCCCGAGAAAGG
The Bradyrhizobium sp. KBS0727 genome window above contains:
- a CDS encoding RidA family protein — translated: MSDASGKMVGEGNFEAQAEQVFRNIKLGLGAAGATMADVVKLNVYIVAEVDQADVPTLRAIRDRHVNTATPPASTLVFLTRLARPGWLIEIEAIAAIDA
- a CDS encoding glutathione S-transferase family protein; amino-acid sequence: MLKFYFNGSPNPTKVALFLEEAGIAYEPVAVDTRKGDQFTPEYLAINPNAKVPAIDDGGVKVFDSNAILLYLAEKTGKFLPPNTPANRGELLSWLMFVATGVGPFSGQAVHFKHFAPEKVDYAHNRYQFEAQRHFGILNDHLAGKRYMVGDTYTIVDMDVWGWARMIPFVLGEDAVAKYSNVKRLVDEISARPAAAKAIALKDNFKFKAEMDDEARRNMFKHLAVKAA